A single Henriciella sp. AS95 DNA region contains:
- the dnaJ gene encoding molecular chaperone DnaJ: MSKICYYEQLGVAKDADGKTLKSAYRKLALKYHPDQNPGDEEAEAKFKEVGEAYAILSDPEKRAAYDRFGHAAFEGGAGGPGGGNPFGNMDPGDIFENIFSQVFGGGGGFGGGRRRNGPARGNDLRYDLEISLEDAFTGKDTEISLPAAVECEACDGSGAEPGTSPETCPTCSGAGRVRATQGFFTMERTCARCSGRGKVISKPCKTCHGAGQVREDRKLQVKIPAGVESGMRIRLSGEGEPGLHGGPKGDLYIFVDVAEHDIFERDGPNLYCPAPVPMVTAALGGEIEIPTIDGGRAKVTVPEGAQTGRKLRLRGKGMPSLRGSGQGGDLFVEMIVETPRNLSARQKELLQEFCELSCADCNPESEGFLGRVKKFWDGVTGEDQQRPN; encoded by the coding sequence ATGAGCAAAATTTGTTATTACGAGCAATTGGGCGTCGCGAAAGACGCAGACGGCAAGACGCTGAAAAGCGCCTATCGCAAACTCGCCCTTAAATACCACCCCGACCAGAACCCGGGCGATGAAGAGGCCGAAGCCAAGTTCAAGGAAGTCGGCGAGGCGTATGCCATCCTGTCCGACCCTGAAAAGCGCGCGGCCTATGACCGGTTTGGCCATGCGGCCTTTGAAGGCGGCGCAGGCGGCCCTGGCGGCGGCAATCCGTTCGGCAATATGGATCCGGGCGACATCTTCGAGAACATTTTCAGCCAGGTCTTTGGCGGCGGTGGCGGCTTTGGCGGTGGACGCCGTCGCAATGGCCCTGCGCGCGGAAATGACCTTCGCTATGACCTCGAGATCAGCCTCGAAGATGCGTTCACCGGCAAGGATACTGAAATCAGCCTGCCGGCAGCGGTCGAATGTGAGGCCTGTGACGGCTCTGGAGCAGAGCCCGGCACAAGCCCTGAAACCTGTCCCACCTGTTCAGGCGCTGGCCGCGTGCGCGCCACTCAGGGCTTCTTCACGATGGAGCGCACCTGCGCGCGCTGCTCTGGCCGCGGCAAGGTCATCTCCAAACCCTGCAAGACCTGCCATGGCGCCGGTCAGGTCCGCGAAGACCGCAAGCTGCAGGTGAAAATCCCGGCCGGTGTCGAAAGTGGCATGCGCATCCGCCTCTCCGGTGAAGGCGAACCCGGCCTGCATGGCGGCCCCAAGGGCGACCTCTATATCTTCGTCGATGTCGCCGAGCATGATATTTTTGAACGCGACGGCCCGAACCTCTATTGCCCCGCACCCGTCCCAATGGTGACCGCAGCGCTTGGCGGCGAGATCGAAATCCCGACCATAGACGGCGGCCGCGCCAAGGTGACCGTGCCTGAAGGCGCTCAGACGGGCCGCAAGCTCCGCCTGCGCGGCAAAGGCATGCCGAGCCTTCGCGGTTCAGGCCAGGGCGGTGACCTGTTTGTCGAGATGATCGTCGAAACCCCGCGCAACCTTTCTGCCCGCCAGAAAGAGCTGCTTCAGGAATTCTGCGAGCTCTCCTGCGCCGACTGCAACCCGGAAAGCGAAGGCTTCCTCGGCCGCGTCAAGAAGTTCTGGGACGGCGTCACCGGCGAAGACCAGCAGCGCCCGAACTAG
- the gltB gene encoding glutamate synthase large subunit has product MTDTIEKYLLERQKLIDAHAYDPEHEKDACGVGLVAALDGKPRREIVEMGIKALKNVWHRGAVDADGKTGDGAGIRIEVPQDFFREQAQRTGHNPTDDPICVGQIFLPRTDLGAQEAARAIVETEILHFGFYIYGWRQPPVDISVIGQKAADTRPEIEQVMFRDARERTVDELERALYLCRRRIERKAREAGIPSFYICSLSHKSLIYKGMFLAQDIDNFYLDLKDERFVSPIAIYHQRYSTNTFPRWELAQPFRMLAHNGEINTLRGNLNWMKSHEIKMVSGAFGDDVEDVKPVVPKGLSDSGALDAVFEILCKAGRTAPMTKALLIPEAWSKRASIIPDEHAALYAYCNSVMEPWDGPAAICAYDGRWAVAGLDRNGLRPLRYALTSDGVLAVGSETGMCPLTGHDVVRRGHVRAGGMIAANLEEGRFYEHDEIIGELASEHPYDKWLKNVKELETDIIKGEEPRLFDKEKLLRRQTVAGFTLETTELILAPMAEDGKEAIGSMGDDTPVAVLSRECRPLSHFFRQNFSQVTNPPVDPLREDRVMSLKTRFKNLGNILTTDETQQNVFVLESPFLSTGMYQRLMKTLGAGVEQIDCTFKLDAVQRDGSALKDALARIQSEAEEAVRAGREHIVLTDENQDPDTVAIPMILATGAVHSHLVAQGLRTFCSLTVRSAECLDTHYFAVLVGVGATCVNAYLAQEAIADRHDRGLLGDQPLSHYVQNYKKAIEAGLLKIMSKMGISVISSYRGGYNFEALGLSRALVADYFPGMTSRISGIGLAGLEDNAVERHEAAFDEDVISLPVGGFYRLRASGEPHALDGNLIHMLQSACDRGDYSLYAKYVEAVNSRPPIQLRDLIDFKSQKQTPIPLEQVQSVNEIRKRFVTPGMSLGALSPEAHGTLNVAMNRIGAKSVSGEGGEIRERYRPLPNGDNMNSAVKQVASGRFGVTAEYLNECREVEIKIAQGAKPGEGGQLPGFKVTELIAKNRHATPGVTLISPPPHHDIYSIEDLAQLIYDLKQINPDCRVCVKLVAQSGVGTVAAGVAKAKADVILIAGGVGGTGASPQTSIKYAGLPWEMGLAEAHQVLSLNNLRDKVTLRTDGGLRTGRDIVIAAMLGAEEYGIGTASLVAMGCIMVRQCHSNTCPVGVCVQDEALRKKFTGSPEKVVNLMSFLAEDVRHILASLGLSSLDEAVGRTDLLSQVSRGASHLDDLDLNPLLVRVETMKPVVYRPTHRTEVVDTLDAQILRDGEPFFTRGEKMQLEYDVQNVQRSIGARSSSAIVRKFGERALPEGRLNIRLTGSAGQSLGAFSVQGLLLDVHGDANDYVGKGLSGATIQLRPKRNSQLEASENTIIGNTCLYGATSGRLYAAGQAGVRFAVRNSGAEAVVEGCGANGCEYMTGGRVAILGAVGDNFGAGMTGGMAWIWDPDKKFDRVANPDSIDWYPLTDMPEEHVESYRVILEMHAERTGSKRATKLLDNWDQTLSETWLVVPKEVASSILGKSPVAKAG; this is encoded by the coding sequence ATGACCGACACGATCGAAAAATACCTCCTCGAGCGCCAGAAGCTGATCGACGCGCATGCCTATGACCCTGAGCATGAGAAGGACGCTTGCGGCGTCGGTCTCGTTGCTGCGCTGGATGGCAAGCCGCGCCGCGAGATCGTCGAGATGGGCATCAAGGCGCTGAAGAATGTCTGGCACCGCGGCGCTGTGGATGCCGACGGCAAGACGGGTGACGGCGCCGGTATCCGCATCGAAGTCCCGCAGGACTTCTTCCGCGAACAGGCCCAGCGCACCGGTCACAATCCGACCGATGACCCGATCTGCGTCGGCCAGATCTTCCTGCCGCGCACCGACCTTGGCGCGCAGGAAGCTGCCCGTGCCATCGTCGAGACCGAAATCCTTCACTTCGGCTTTTATATCTATGGCTGGCGCCAGCCGCCCGTCGACATTTCGGTGATCGGCCAGAAGGCTGCTGATACGCGGCCCGAGATCGAACAGGTCATGTTCCGCGATGCGCGCGAACGCACCGTCGATGAGCTGGAGCGCGCGCTTTACCTCTGCCGCCGCCGCATTGAGCGCAAGGCACGCGAAGCCGGAATCCCAAGCTTCTATATCTGCTCGCTCAGCCACAAATCGCTGATCTACAAGGGCATGTTCCTCGCGCAGGACATCGACAATTTCTATCTCGACCTGAAGGATGAGCGTTTCGTCTCGCCGATCGCGATCTATCACCAGCGCTATTCGACCAACACTTTCCCGCGCTGGGAGCTGGCGCAACCCTTCCGCATGCTTGCCCATAATGGTGAGATCAACACGCTGCGCGGCAACCTCAACTGGATGAAGAGCCACGAGATCAAGATGGTCTCAGGCGCATTTGGCGATGATGTCGAAGACGTCAAACCCGTCGTGCCGAAGGGCCTGTCGGACTCAGGCGCGCTTGATGCTGTCTTCGAAATTCTCTGCAAGGCCGGCCGCACCGCGCCGATGACCAAGGCGCTGCTCATCCCGGAAGCCTGGTCCAAGCGGGCGTCCATCATCCCTGATGAGCATGCAGCCCTCTACGCCTATTGTAACTCCGTGATGGAGCCGTGGGACGGCCCCGCCGCGATCTGTGCCTATGACGGGCGCTGGGCTGTTGCCGGTCTTGACCGCAATGGCCTTCGCCCGCTGCGCTATGCCCTGACCAGTGACGGCGTCCTCGCTGTCGGCTCCGAAACGGGCATGTGCCCGCTCACCGGCCATGATGTTGTCCGCCGCGGCCATGTTCGCGCAGGCGGCATGATTGCAGCCAATCTCGAAGAAGGCCGCTTCTACGAGCATGACGAGATCATCGGCGAGCTCGCCAGCGAGCATCCCTATGACAAGTGGCTGAAAAACGTCAAAGAGCTCGAAACCGACATCATCAAGGGCGAAGAACCGCGCCTGTTCGACAAGGAAAAGCTGCTGCGCCGTCAGACCGTGGCCGGCTTCACGCTGGAGACGACCGAGCTCATCCTCGCGCCAATGGCCGAGGACGGTAAAGAAGCGATCGGCTCCATGGGCGACGACACACCTGTTGCCGTTCTCTCGCGCGAATGCCGCCCGCTGTCGCATTTCTTCCGCCAGAATTTCAGCCAGGTGACCAACCCGCCCGTCGACCCGCTGCGCGAAGACCGCGTGATGTCGCTGAAGACGCGCTTCAAGAACCTCGGCAACATCCTGACGACAGACGAGACCCAGCAGAACGTGTTCGTGCTGGAAAGCCCGTTCCTGTCCACCGGCATGTATCAGCGTCTCATGAAGACGCTCGGGGCTGGCGTCGAACAGATCGATTGTACGTTCAAACTCGACGCCGTGCAGCGTGACGGCTCTGCCCTGAAGGACGCGCTCGCTCGCATCCAGTCTGAAGCTGAAGAGGCCGTTCGCGCCGGGCGTGAACACATCGTCCTGACCGATGAAAACCAGGATCCTGACACCGTCGCGATCCCGATGATCCTCGCCACGGGCGCGGTGCACTCGCACCTCGTCGCGCAAGGGCTGCGCACCTTCTGCTCGCTTACGGTGCGTTCAGCAGAATGCCTCGACACGCACTATTTCGCTGTACTGGTCGGTGTCGGCGCGACCTGCGTCAATGCCTATCTCGCGCAGGAAGCCATTGCCGACCGCCATGATCGCGGCCTGCTCGGCGACCAGCCGCTCAGCCATTATGTCCAGAACTACAAGAAGGCGATCGAGGCGGGGCTGCTCAAGATCATGTCCAAGATGGGCATCTCGGTTATCTCCTCCTATCGCGGCGGCTATAATTTCGAGGCGCTGGGTCTGTCGCGCGCGCTCGTCGCTGACTATTTCCCCGGCATGACAAGCCGCATCTCCGGCATCGGCCTCGCCGGTCTGGAAGACAATGCGGTCGAGCGCCATGAGGCGGCTTTCGATGAGGATGTCATCTCGCTTCCTGTCGGCGGTTTCTATCGCCTGCGCGCGTCGGGTGAGCCGCATGCCCTTGATGGCAACCTCATCCATATGCTGCAGTCGGCCTGCGACCGCGGCGATTATTCGCTCTATGCGAAATACGTCGAGGCGGTAAATTCGCGCCCGCCCATCCAGCTGCGTGACCTCATCGACTTCAAAAGCCAGAAGCAGACACCCATCCCGCTGGAGCAGGTCCAGTCGGTCAATGAAATCCGCAAGCGTTTCGTCACGCCCGGCATGTCGCTCGGCGCGCTCAGCCCCGAAGCCCATGGCACGCTGAACGTCGCCATGAACCGCATCGGCGCAAAGTCGGTGTCCGGCGAGGGCGGCGAAATTCGTGAGCGCTATCGGCCTCTGCCGAATGGCGACAATATGAACTCTGCGGTCAAGCAGGTGGCTTCCGGCCGCTTCGGCGTGACGGCGGAATACCTCAATGAGTGCCGCGAGGTCGAAATCAAGATCGCCCAGGGCGCAAAGCCCGGCGAGGGTGGTCAGCTGCCCGGCTTCAAGGTCACAGAGCTGATCGCCAAGAACCGGCATGCAACGCCCGGCGTGACGCTGATCTCACCGCCGCCGCACCATGACATCTATTCCATCGAAGACCTTGCCCAGCTCATCTATGACCTGAAGCAGATCAACCCTGACTGCCGCGTCTGCGTGAAGCTCGTCGCCCAGTCCGGCGTCGGTACGGTCGCCGCCGGGGTCGCCAAGGCCAAGGCCGACGTGATCCTCATCGCTGGCGGCGTCGGCGGCACGGGTGCAAGCCCTCAGACCTCGATCAAATATGCGGGTCTGCCCTGGGAAATGGGTCTCGCCGAAGCCCATCAGGTCCTCTCGCTCAACAATCTGCGCGACAAGGTCACCCTGCGCACCGATGGGGGCCTGCGCACAGGCCGCGACATCGTTATCGCGGCCATGCTCGGCGCCGAAGAATACGGCATCGGCACGGCCTCGCTCGTGGCCATGGGCTGCATCATGGTGCGCCAGTGCCATTCCAACACCTGCCCGGTCGGCGTCTGTGTGCAGGACGAGGCGCTGCGCAAGAAGTTCACCGGCTCGCCGGAGAAGGTCGTGAACCTCATGTCCTTCCTGGCTGAAGACGTGCGCCACATCCTGGCCAGCCTCGGCCTCTCATCGCTCGATGAGGCGGTCGGCCGCACGGATCTGCTCAGCCAGGTCAGCCGCGGTGCCTCGCATCTCGATGACCTTGACCTCAACCCGCTTCTGGTCCGCGTCGAGACGATGAAGCCTGTCGTCTACCGGCCCACCCATCGCACCGAAGTCGTCGACACGCTCGACGCACAGATCCTGCGCGATGGCGAACCGTTCTTCACGCGCGGCGAGAAGATGCAGCTCGAATATGACGTCCAGAATGTCCAGCGCTCCATCGGGGCGCGGTCGTCCTCTGCCATCGTTCGCAAATTCGGTGAGCGGGCCCTGCCGGAAGGCCGTCTGAATATTCGCCTCACCGGCAGCGCAGGGCAGTCGCTGGGGGCCTTCTCGGTCCAGGGGCTGTTGCTCGACGTGCATGGCGACGCCAATGACTATGTCGGCAAGGGCCTGTCTGGCGCGACGATCCAGCTGCGCCCGAAACGCAATTCGCAGCTTGAGGCGTCCGAGAACACCATTATCGGCAATACCTGCCTCTATGGCGCGACCAGCGGTCGGCTCTATGCGGCGGGCCAGGCGGGCGTGCGTTTCGCGGTCAGAAACTCCGGCGCCGAAGCCGTGGTTGAAGGCTGCGGCGCGAATGGCTGCGAGTACATGACCGGGGGCCGCGTCGCGATCCTCGGGGCGGTTGGCGACAATTTCGGCGCTGGCATGACCGGCGGCATGGCCTGGATCTGGGATCCGGACAAGAAATTCGACCGCGTTGCAAACCCGGACTCGATCGACTGGTACCCACTCACCGACATGCCGGAAGAGCATGTGGAGTCCTATCGCGTGATCCTCGAAATGCATGCCGAACGCACCGGCTCCAAGCGCGCGACGAAGCTGCTCGACAATTGGGACCAGACCCTGTCTGAAACCTGGTTGGTGGTGCCCAAGGAAGTGGCAAGCAGCATTCTCGGCAAGTCACCTGTTGCAAAGGCCGGATAA
- a CDS encoding NAD(P)-dependent oxidoreductase, whose translation MASRMLKFTELDRSMPDKRDAKKRAKDFDEIYADYATEAAEAQASRCSQCGVPFCQQGCPLTNNIPDWLKLVSENRLEEAYQVSSATNNMPEICGRICPQDRLCEGICTIEQSGHGTVTIGSIERFITDNAWEEGWVTPIKPPKERKQSAGIIGAGPGGLAAAEQLRRKGYKVTVYDRYDRGGGLLIYGIPGFKLEKYIVERRIKRLEDSGVKFKFNTSIGDKLKLSDLRDKHDTLLIATGVYKARDLMVPGSGHESVHAALDFLTTSNRKGLGDEVPSFDDGTHDASGKNVVVIGGGDTAMDCVRTAVRQGAKSVRCLYRRDRANMPGSQREVANAEEEGVIFEWLAAPEAILDTKAGKLKAVRAARMKLGAPDPSGRQSPEKTGETFDIKADMVIKALGFDPEDLPELFDERALTVNRWGAIKVDFATLETSIPNVYAAGDIVRGASLVVWAIKDGRDAAEQMHKRMRQMDRDMAAAKVAAE comes from the coding sequence ATGGCCAGTCGCATGTTGAAATTTACAGAGCTGGATCGCTCCATGCCGGACAAGCGCGATGCAAAAAAGCGCGCCAAGGATTTTGACGAGATTTATGCCGACTATGCCACCGAGGCTGCTGAAGCGCAGGCCTCTCGCTGCTCACAGTGCGGTGTTCCGTTCTGCCAGCAGGGCTGTCCGCTGACCAACAATATTCCCGACTGGCTGAAGCTTGTGTCGGAGAACCGGCTCGAAGAGGCGTATCAGGTCAGCTCCGCAACCAATAACATGCCCGAAATCTGCGGTCGCATCTGCCCGCAGGATCGCCTCTGCGAAGGCATCTGCACGATCGAACAGTCCGGCCACGGCACGGTGACGATCGGGTCGATTGAACGTTTCATCACCGACAATGCCTGGGAAGAAGGCTGGGTCACGCCAATCAAGCCGCCGAAAGAACGCAAGCAGTCTGCTGGCATCATCGGCGCCGGCCCGGGCGGTCTCGCCGCTGCCGAACAGCTTCGCCGCAAGGGCTACAAGGTCACCGTCTATGATCGCTATGATCGCGGCGGCGGCCTGCTCATCTACGGCATTCCCGGCTTCAAGCTTGAAAAATACATCGTCGAGCGGCGCATCAAGCGCCTGGAAGACAGCGGCGTGAAGTTCAAGTTCAACACCTCGATCGGTGACAAGCTGAAACTGTCAGACCTGCGCGACAAGCATGACACCCTGCTTATCGCTACCGGTGTTTACAAGGCGCGCGATCTGATGGTGCCAGGCTCTGGCCATGAAAGCGTTCACGCCGCCCTGGATTTCCTCACCACGTCGAACCGCAAGGGCCTGGGTGACGAAGTGCCGAGCTTTGATGACGGCACGCACGATGCCAGCGGCAAGAATGTCGTGGTTATCGGCGGCGGGGATACCGCGATGGACTGTGTTCGCACGGCCGTCCGCCAGGGCGCAAAATCGGTGCGCTGCCTTTATCGCCGCGACCGCGCCAACATGCCGGGCTCACAGCGCGAAGTTGCCAATGCGGAGGAAGAAGGCGTGATCTTCGAATGGCTCGCCGCGCCGGAAGCCATTCTCGACACCAAGGCCGGCAAGCTGAAAGCCGTCCGCGCCGCCCGCATGAAACTCGGCGCGCCCGACCCGTCAGGCCGTCAATCGCCGGAAAAGACAGGCGAGACCTTCGACATCAAGGCCGACATGGTGATCAAGGCGCTTGGCTTTGACCCTGAGGACCTGCCGGAACTGTTTGATGAGCGCGCGCTGACCGTCAATCGCTGGGGCGCCATCAAGGTCGATTTCGCGACGCTCGAAACGAGCATTCCGAATGTTTACGCGGCGGGCGACATCGTGCGCGGTGCATCGCTCGTTGTCTGGGCGATCAAGGATGGCCGCGATGCTGCCGAACAGATGCACAAGCGCATGCGCCAGATGGACCGCGACATGGCTGCGGCCAAAGTCGCCGCTGAATAA
- a CDS encoding undecaprenyl-diphosphate phosphatase gives MSLIQLLLIAAIQGITEWLPISSSAHVLLLSDTFGADGRDELLLNAVSNLGTLAAMLVYFRKDVASAIVGGFELAAAPVTKQRLSPGARLAACVIIATPIALVAALLYEGFLPESAQNALRSIPTVAGATIVFGLLLWWADVKGPRTRKEEDMTFLHALMIGATQAVAAIIPGTSRSGITMTAARALGYERTEAARFSMLIGAPILAAAGLYGAYGLATADPDSGALLSFSDGMVVAAVAFITGLASIWGLMALLKKMSFLPFVIYRVALGILLFAMMPYMATT, from the coding sequence ATGTCCCTTATACAGCTTCTGCTCATCGCCGCCATCCAGGGCATTACCGAGTGGCTTCCGATTTCATCATCTGCTCACGTGCTGCTCCTGTCAGATACGTTTGGCGCGGATGGCCGCGACGAGCTGCTGCTGAACGCCGTATCCAATCTCGGCACGCTCGCGGCAATGCTGGTCTATTTCCGCAAGGATGTGGCGAGCGCGATTGTGGGCGGGTTTGAACTGGCGGCCGCGCCGGTGACGAAACAGCGGCTCTCGCCCGGAGCGCGGCTTGCCGCCTGCGTGATCATCGCGACACCGATCGCGCTTGTCGCAGCGCTGCTCTATGAGGGCTTCCTACCCGAGAGCGCGCAAAATGCCCTGCGCAGTATTCCAACCGTGGCCGGCGCGACCATTGTTTTCGGCCTGCTGCTCTGGTGGGCAGACGTGAAGGGGCCGCGCACGCGCAAGGAAGAAGACATGACCTTCCTGCATGCGCTGATGATTGGCGCGACGCAGGCTGTGGCTGCGATTATTCCGGGAACCAGCCGCTCCGGTATCACCATGACGGCTGCCCGTGCACTCGGCTATGAGCGCACCGAAGCGGCGCGGTTCTCCATGTTGATCGGCGCGCCCATCCTGGCCGCGGCAGGCCTCTACGGGGCCTATGGCCTTGCGACGGCCGATCCCGACTCCGGTGCGCTGCTCTCTTTCTCCGATGGGATGGTCGTGGCGGCCGTTGCGTTCATCACGGGTCTTGCCTCGATCTGGGGGCTTATGGCGCTGCTGAAGAAGATGAGCTTCCTGCCCTTCGTGATCTACCGCGTCGCCCTCGGCATCCTGCTGTTCGCGATGATGCCCTACATGGCCACAACTTAA
- a CDS encoding PA2169 family four-helix-bundle protein, translating to MKKTLLAGVALALPLSFAACSSAGLTPSEQAVAEANVEMSETVQKEVAELNKLTSIYIDAAALYKQAADIPDDTKSLKPALLELAKEKNMQRDLLQDRVLEMGGKPAEHGEALGTVHRGFTSLRTIIDNDTEVAMEEVLRGERYILDELNKAMPNTVTPETKQLLASLRTDAEAEISRLEQIDETI from the coding sequence ATGAAAAAGACACTTCTTGCGGGCGTTGCCCTCGCCCTCCCGCTCAGCTTCGCTGCCTGCTCGTCAGCCGGCCTCACGCCATCCGAGCAAGCCGTTGCTGAAGCCAATGTCGAGATGTCCGAGACGGTGCAGAAGGAAGTTGCCGAGCTCAACAAGCTGACCAGCATCTATATCGACGCAGCTGCGCTTTATAAGCAGGCCGCCGACATCCCCGACGATACGAAATCGCTGAAGCCGGCGCTGCTGGAGCTCGCCAAGGAAAAGAACATGCAGCGTGACCTGCTTCAGGACCGCGTGCTCGAAATGGGCGGCAAACCGGCTGAGCATGGCGAGGCCCTCGGCACGGTCCATCGCGGTTTCACCAGCCTGCGCACGATCATCGACAATGACACCGAAGTCGCCATGGAAGAAGTCCTGCGCGGCGAGCGTTACATCCTCGACGAGCTGAACAAGGCCATGCCGAATACGGTAACGCCAGAGACCAAGCAGCTGCTCGCCAGCCTGCGCACAGACGCTGAGGCCGAAATCTCGCGCCTCGAGCAGATCGACGAGACGATCTGA
- a CDS encoding complex I NDUFA9 subunit family protein, translating to MAKGLVTLFGGSGFIGRYAARTLVEAGWRVRVAVRRPHLAGDVRLAGPPGWVDLVQANIRNRMSVERAIDGADAVVNLVGILYEKGKQNFEAAQREGAINVAEAAAAAGVKRLVQISAIGADTDSPSDYARTKAEAEDGVREAFPAAVILRPSIVFGPEDDFFNKFASMASHPISTVAPFLPAIGGGKTKLQPVYAGDVADAIAAAVTRDDVEGKTFELGGPRVYTFNEIYKIIGEITDRKRYALPLPFFIAKPMGLAFGALWRIPFLPLHTVLGPPPITGDQVDMLKSDNVVADDALTLKDLGVTDNESVESIAPSYLWRYRPYGEFHQKSEA from the coding sequence ATGGCCAAAGGTCTCGTAACTCTATTTGGTGGCTCAGGCTTCATTGGCCGCTACGCTGCCCGCACACTGGTCGAAGCCGGATGGCGCGTTCGCGTCGCCGTGCGCCGCCCGCACCTTGCCGGTGATGTCCGGCTTGCCGGGCCTCCGGGATGGGTCGATCTTGTCCAGGCCAATATCCGCAACCGCATGTCCGTAGAGCGGGCCATCGATGGCGCAGACGCGGTCGTGAACCTCGTCGGTATTCTCTACGAAAAAGGCAAGCAGAACTTCGAAGCGGCCCAGCGCGAAGGCGCGATCAACGTTGCCGAGGCCGCCGCCGCAGCCGGCGTGAAACGCCTCGTCCAGATTTCGGCCATCGGCGCAGACACTGACTCGCCATCTGACTATGCGCGCACCAAGGCTGAAGCCGAAGACGGTGTTCGCGAGGCATTTCCGGCCGCGGTCATCCTGCGCCCATCCATTGTGTTTGGCCCGGAAGATGACTTCTTCAACAAGTTTGCCAGTATGGCGTCGCATCCGATCTCGACCGTTGCGCCTTTCCTGCCTGCCATTGGCGGCGGCAAGACGAAACTTCAGCCGGTCTATGCGGGTGACGTCGCTGACGCGATCGCAGCGGCCGTGACGCGCGACGATGTCGAAGGCAAGACCTTCGAACTTGGCGGGCCGCGGGTCTACACCTTCAACGAGATCTACAAGATCATCGGCGAAATCACCGATCGCAAGCGCTATGCGCTGCCGCTGCCTTTCTTCATCGCCAAGCCGATGGGCCTCGCCTTCGGTGCCCTCTGGCGCATTCCGTTCCTGCCGCTTCACACGGTTCTCGGCCCGCCGCCGATTACGGGCGATCAGGTCGATATGCTGAAGAGCGACAATGTCGTCGCCGATGACGCTCTGACCCTGAAGGATCTTGGCGTCACGGACAATGAGAGCGTTGAATCCATCGCGCCCTCCTATCTCTGGCGCTATCGCCCCTATGGTGAGTTCCACCAGAAAAGCGAAGCCTGA
- a CDS encoding GGDEF domain-containing protein: MTSAAVKQSIPLEIPGRGADAAQESFRISQQALALIEEHNTPPFPETYAFWYSYVSRTSENLVNAVDRMIGGHADISKYEIDELYNAHLKDDSVSRANERIGKKFSDQMSNVVDLVAGGANANDDFEKKLNSIRADLPHQITQDGLKQILGRLLEENQQMAERSRALHDGLTKSQEQIAQLSTELDDVRKQSTRDSLTGIANRRSFDDHLEQSIEAATKTGESLCLVMADIDHFKTVNDTFGHPVGDDVLKVFAHLVRKNVKGRDLVARYGGEEFAIILPKTQAQAALKLIDGIREQFSQKRLLLRQSREKLGQMTASFGIAAFETGLNAAEFIEKADVQLYRAKRTGRNKVCVSEISDETISE, encoded by the coding sequence ATGACGTCAGCAGCGGTGAAGCAATCGATACCACTAGAGATTCCGGGGCGCGGCGCGGACGCTGCGCAGGAATCATTCCGCATATCACAGCAGGCGCTTGCCCTGATTGAGGAACACAACACACCGCCCTTTCCGGAAACGTATGCGTTCTGGTACTCCTACGTTTCCCGCACCAGCGAAAATCTTGTCAACGCCGTCGACAGAATGATTGGCGGACATGCCGACATCAGCAAGTATGAGATTGATGAGCTGTATAATGCGCACCTGAAAGACGACTCGGTCTCGCGCGCCAATGAACGCATCGGCAAGAAATTCAGCGACCAAATGTCGAATGTCGTCGACCTGGTTGCTGGCGGCGCGAACGCCAATGACGACTTTGAGAAGAAACTGAACAGCATCAGAGCAGACCTGCCTCATCAGATCACCCAGGATGGCCTGAAGCAGATTCTCGGCCGGCTGCTAGAAGAGAACCAGCAGATGGCTGAGCGCAGCCGCGCGCTGCATGACGGACTGACGAAGTCCCAGGAACAGATTGCCCAGTTGAGCACCGAACTCGACGATGTTCGCAAGCAGAGCACGCGAGACTCGCTGACCGGCATTGCCAATCGCCGCTCATTTGATGACCATCTCGAACAATCGATCGAGGCTGCAACCAAAACCGGCGAGAGCCTCTGCCTTGTCATGGCCGATATCGACCATTTCAAAACGGTCAACGACACGTTTGGTCATCCGGTCGGAGACGATGTGCTGAAGGTGTTCGCGCATCTGGTGCGCAAGAACGTCAAAGGCCGCGACCTCGTCGCCCGCTATGGCGGAGAGGAGTTTGCGATCATCCTGCCGAAGACGCAGGCGCAGGCCGCCTTGAAGCTGATCGACGGCATTCGGGAGCAGTTCAGCCAGAAACGCCTGCTCTTGCGCCAGTCTCGCGAGAAACTCGGCCAGATGACAGCCTCCTTCGGGATCGCCGCCTTCGAAACCGGACTGAACGCCGCTGAATTCATCGAGAAAGCCGACGTCCAGCTCTATCGCGCCAAGCGCACTGGCCGCAACAAGGTCTGCGTGTCTGAAATCTCTGACGAGACTATTTCCGAGTAG